Within Falsibacillus albus, the genomic segment AACTTTTTGGAAATACTAATGATTTGGACAAGCTTTGCTACAAATCGACAAATAATTTTAGCGTTTAATGTCGAATAATTTATGTGCATTTTCTGTTGTTTTTTTGGCAACTTCCTCGTATGGGAGTTCTTTCAAACGGGAGATTTCCTCAGCAACCAATTTTACATAAGAAGGCTCATTCCGTTTTCCTCTGTTTGGATGAGGAGCCAAATAGGGACAATCAGTTTCGATCAACATTTTTTCGATTGGAATTTCCATCGCTACTTCTTTCGGTTTTTTAGCGTTTTTGAATGTCACGGGACCTCCCAAGGAAATATAGAAATTCATATCTACACATTCCTTTGCGGTTTCCGGGCTGCCGCTGAAGCAATGCATGATTCCACCTACTTCTTCCGCGCCTTCTTCTCTTAAAATATCCACGATATCCTGGGTAGCTTCACGATTATGAATGATAATTGGCATTTTCACTTTTTTAGCCAAGCGGATCTGCTTGCGGAAAACTTCCTTCTGAATATCCTTTGGCGATTTATCCCAATGATAATCCAATCCCATTTCCCCTAGTGCGACCACTTTAGGATGTTCCGTTAATTGTTCGATCCATTCAAGGTCTTCTTCTTTCATGTCAATTGCATCAACAGGGTGCCAGCCGACACTTGCGTATAAATAATCATACTTTTCGATCAATTCCATTGCGCGTTCTATAGTCGGACGATCGAACCCTACCACTACCATTTTCTCTACCCCTGCTTCTTTCGCCCTCTCGAGCACTTCCTCTAAATCTTCATTGAATTGTTCAGCATTCAAGTGAACATGTGTGTCAAAAAGCATTCTCTATTTACACTCCTTATTGTGGTTGTTTGATATACCATCTTCCTTTATATATTACCCGAGTAAAGAAAGCAGTAAAAATAATTTGCGTTCTATATTATATTGAAATATTTTATGTTTTCTATTAATAGAAGAATTAGTCTTATAATGTTGATTTTTCATCATCATTATTATTCTAGAATAATAAAAAAAACATAGGAGAATCACGTCGAAATTTGTTTCACGTGAAACATCCTATGTTATTTTTCCAAACTTAAAATCATTTATTTACCAATACTACTCTGTTCCGGAAACAACTATTCAGTAAAAAATCGTTTCCGCTAATCTTCAATGGAGAATTTCTATTATTTTACTTTTGCGCCGTTTTCCAGAGCTTGATCAACTGAAGCCAATGACAGAACTCCATCTTTTTCACCCGCCAATATCATTCCTTCAGACAACTCGCCTCTCAGCTTCACAGGTTTCAAGTTGGTGACGCAGATAACTTTTTTCCCTTTAAGCTGATCTGGAGTATAAAACTTAGCGATGCCCGAAACAACTTGACGCTTTTCATAGCCTAAATCCAATTGGATTTTAAGCAGCTTGTCTGTCTTCTTGACAGGCTCAGCGTGAATGACCTCTGCCACTCGAAGTTCAACTTTCATAAAGTCATCGATGGTGATTTCATCCACTTCCGGTGCTTTGACTTCTTCCTTAGGAGCTTCTTGAGGTACTCCGCCGGTCATCTGATTCTTAATGTAGTCCACTTCTTCCTGCACGTCTAGGCGCGGGAAGATCGGCTCTCCTTTTTTCACTACTTCCGCTCCTGCAGGAATCATGCCGAATGTCTCCAAGCTTTCCCAAGATTGAAGAGATTCATCCACCACATTCAATTGTTCAAATATCTTTTTAGGTGCAGCCGTTAAGTAAGGCTGAAGCAAAACAGCGACCCTCCTGAGAGACTCTGCCAAATGAACCATCACGTTCGCTAATTCATCGCGACTCGCTTCATCCTTGGCAAGCACCCATGGCTGTGTTTCATCAATATATTTATTGGAACGGCTGATTAGCTGCCATACAGCAGAGAGCGCTACTGAGAATTCCATATTTTCCATCGCTTCTTCATATTTCACGATTGTCTCTTTGTTCATGCTAAGGAGCTGTTGATCAAACTCACCTTCAGATCCTTTATATTCAGGAATCACTCCATCGAAGTATTTATTGATCATTGCAATTGTTCTATTTAATAAGTTTCCTAAGTCATTAGCCAAGTCAAAGTTCACTCTTTCAACAAATCCTTCAGGCGTAAATACACCATCGGACCCAAACGGAACTTCACGCAATAAATAGTATCTAAGTGCATCCAGGCCATATCGGTCAATCAATGTAACTGGATCGACTACATTCCCTTTGGATTTTGACATTTTCCCGTCCTTCATCAATAGCCACCCATGGGCAAACACCTTTTTCGGAAGCGGCAAGTCCAAAGCCATCAGCATGATCGGCCAATAGATTGTATGGAAACGGACGATTTCCTTACCGACAAGGTGTACGTCAGCAGGCCAATATTTAAGATAATTGGCATCATGGTCTGTACCATAACCAAGGGCAGTGATGTAATTCGACAAAGCATCGATCCATACATAAATGACATGCTTAGGGTCACCGGGAACTTTTACTCCCCAATCGAATGTCGTTCTGGATACCGCCAAGTCCTCCAGACCTGGTTTGATGAAGTTATTGATCATTTCATTTTTTCGGGATTCTGGCTGGATGAATTCTGGGTTTTCTTCATAATATTGAAGAAGTCGATCGACATATTTACTCATTTTGAAGAAATAGGACTCTTCTTTTACTTTTTCAACCGGCCTTCCGCAATCCGGACATTTCCCATCAACCAGCTGTCTTTCAGTAAAGAAGGATTCACATGGTGTACAGTACCACCCTTCGTACTGATCCAAGTAGATGTCACCTTGATCTAAAAGCTTCTTAAATATTTTTTCGACAATTTCCTTGTGTCGAGGCTGTGTTGTCCGAATAAAATCGTTGTAGGAAATGTCCAGCTTGTTCCACAGTTCTTGAATGCCCTCGACAATCCCATCAACATATTCCTGTGGGGAAATCCCTTTTTCTTCGGCTTTCCGTTGGATTTTTTGTCCATGTTCATCCGTCCCGGTTAAATACATGACATCGAAGCCACGCATTCTTTTATATCGTGCCATTGCGTCACCAGCAACGGTTGTATAGGCATGTCCAATATGCAAATTGCCGCTTGGGTAATAGATCGGGGTAGTTATATAGAATGTTTTCAATTTTTCCTTCATTACATGAACCCTCCTAGAATAATCACTATGTAGAAAAAACCCTCGCCCAATAGCACGAGAGCATTTTATGATAAAGGCTGCCGGATAT encodes:
- a CDS encoding TatD family hydrolase, giving the protein MLFDTHVHLNAEQFNEDLEEVLERAKEAGVEKMVVVGFDRPTIERAMELIEKYDYLYASVGWHPVDAIDMKEEDLEWIEQLTEHPKVVALGEMGLDYHWDKSPKDIQKEVFRKQIRLAKKVKMPIIIHNREATQDIVDILREEGAEEVGGIMHCFSGSPETAKECVDMNFYISLGGPVTFKNAKKPKEVAMEIPIEKMLIETDCPYLAPHPNRGKRNEPSYVKLVAEEISRLKELPYEEVAKKTTENAHKLFDIKR
- the metG gene encoding methionine--tRNA ligase; its protein translation is MKEKLKTFYITTPIYYPSGNLHIGHAYTTVAGDAMARYKRMRGFDVMYLTGTDEHGQKIQRKAEEKGISPQEYVDGIVEGIQELWNKLDISYNDFIRTTQPRHKEIVEKIFKKLLDQGDIYLDQYEGWYCTPCESFFTERQLVDGKCPDCGRPVEKVKEESYFFKMSKYVDRLLQYYEENPEFIQPESRKNEMINNFIKPGLEDLAVSRTTFDWGVKVPGDPKHVIYVWIDALSNYITALGYGTDHDANYLKYWPADVHLVGKEIVRFHTIYWPIMLMALDLPLPKKVFAHGWLLMKDGKMSKSKGNVVDPVTLIDRYGLDALRYYLLREVPFGSDGVFTPEGFVERVNFDLANDLGNLLNRTIAMINKYFDGVIPEYKGSEGEFDQQLLSMNKETIVKYEEAMENMEFSVALSAVWQLISRSNKYIDETQPWVLAKDEASRDELANVMVHLAESLRRVAVLLQPYLTAAPKKIFEQLNVVDESLQSWESLETFGMIPAGAEVVKKGEPIFPRLDVQEEVDYIKNQMTGGVPQEAPKEEVKAPEVDEITIDDFMKVELRVAEVIHAEPVKKTDKLLKIQLDLGYEKRQVVSGIAKFYTPDQLKGKKVICVTNLKPVKLRGELSEGMILAGEKDGVLSLASVDQALENGAKVK